From the genome of Mixophyes fleayi isolate aMixFle1 chromosome 2, aMixFle1.hap1, whole genome shotgun sequence, one region includes:
- the GOLT1A gene encoding vesicle transport protein GOT1A isoform X2, with translation MISELQKLGAGLAGFGVFFLIFGVLLYFDSVLLAFGNILFLSGLTLIIGLRRTFSFFFQRQKLRGSSFFLGGAVLVLLRWPLIGMLCEFYGFISLFRGFFPLVFGFLGTLGNIPLLTKLFQSLAGGDTTMV, from the exons ATGATCAGCGAACtacaga AACTTGGTGCTGGTTTGGCAGGTTTTGGTGTTTTCTTCCTTATATTTGGTGTTTTGCTATATTTTGACAGCGTTCTCCTGGCTTTTGGAAAT ATTTTGTTCCTGTCAGGCCTTACTTTAATTATAGGCCTCAGACGGACTTTCAGTTTTTTCTTCCAGCGGCAAAAGCTGAGAGGCAGCTCCTTCTTTTTAGGAGGAGCTGTGCTGGTTCTCCTGCGATGGCCACTGATCGGGATGCTGTGTGAGTTCTATGGCTTCATCAGTCTTTTCAG AGGATTCTTCCCGTTAGTTTTTGGATTCCTGGGAACCTTGGGCAATATTCCACTGCTCACAAAG